In a genomic window of Strix aluco isolate bStrAlu1 chromosome 3, bStrAlu1.hap1, whole genome shotgun sequence:
- the DPY30 gene encoding protein dpy-30 homolog, translating into MEAEQIMEGQPQVPENPHSEYGLTENVERIVENEKINAEKTSKQKVDLQSLPTRAYLDQTVVPILLQGLAVLAKERPPNPIEFLAAYLLKNKSQFEDRN; encoded by the exons ATGGAGGCAGAACAGATTATGGAGGGACAGCCGCAG GTTCCAGAAAATCCCCATTCTGAATACGGTCTCACTGAAAATGTAGAG aggatagtagaaaatgagaaaataaatgcagagaaaaCGTCAAAGCAGAAGGTGGATCTTCAGTCATTACCCACACGTGCCTACTTGGATCAGACAGTTGTACCTATCTTGCTACAGGGACTTGCTGTTCTTGCAAAAGAGAG accaCCAAATCCCATCGAATTTCTAGCAgcatatcttttaaaaaacaagtcacAATTTGAGGACCGAAATTAA